TTCATGGTGGTAACCACGTGGAAAAAGAGAGGTTTCAAACGAGTTTTTGCTCTACCGATCTATTGGATCTTTGGTTTCCACTGGTTGTTCGTGACCTTCTACAGTTTAGGGGTCCGATCTTGGAATGATACCAAGACTGCTCATTTTGGAAGAACAGCCTCATAGGAGGGCATCTATGCGATATCGTTTGATAGTAACGTTTTTCTTGGTTATTATTCTTGTCTCTGTGGGAGTTTTAGTAAAAATAAAACTTCCCTACACTGCCAAGGATTTCCAATACATCGCAATGCAGCAGGTAAGCCCTTCTTCAGAACACAAGATCACGGCTGTAAAAGCCGGTAAGGTGGACTATTTCAAAGGCATTGATTTCTATCCTGCCCCCTTGCCCTATGAATCTGAAGAAGGATCATTGGCTCTCGACGGTTTACTAGAAGCAAAAACTGCCAATTTCGTAGGTTTACGTTTTTTTCTTAGGGAACAAGAGCAGACATCTACCCTAGTTCTCTTTGACGTAAACCAAGACACGATTTTGGCAGATATCATTACCAGAGTTCATGAGTCAGGAAAGGGAGTTTGTCTTGAGCCTCAGATAATGATGGACACTGCAGGGCAATTTGTCGCTAACCTCAAACCAAAAAATATCAAGACTTGGTTTGAGAGTTATGATAAAGCCATTCTTCACTATGCTCAACTGGCCAACGATTGCGGAGTAGAACTCTTCTCTGTTGCCAATGAGAATAGCTCTCTCTGGCAATATTCCAGTCAATGGACCAATTTGATTGATAAGGTAAATCTTGTCTTCGACGGTTTTGTTACCGTACGTTTAAACTGTTGGTGGCAAGAGTCTGCCTTCAATGAGGTTTTAACTTACTCATGGCTAAGCCAACCTGGTTTAGACTTTGTAGGGATTTCTCCTTACTTTGATTTGACAACCAAGGACAATCCTACGGTAACGGACCTCACAGAATCGTGGACAAGTACCCAAGGTAATAGACATTGTATCAACATTCTTGCAGAGCTTACGGCCATCTCTAAAAAGTATAAGAAAAAAATTATCTTTCTAGAGATTGGCTACCGTAGTATCAAAGGTTGCTCTGCTGAACCGTGGAATGCTAGTGATTATGTACCAAGAATGTCTAGTACTAAGATCACCTATTCAGACAAAGACCAAGCGGTAGCCATTAGGGCTCTTTATGAAGTTTTTGACAAACAAACATGGTTTGCCGGAGCCTTCTGGTTCTATTGGCCAACTGCTAAACCCTCCAAACAAGACACTACGTGGAGCATCTGGACAAAACCAGGACAAGAACTTCTCCAAAGCGTCTTTACTGCACATTAGCTCAATGGGCTGATCATATAATTTAATTGATCAGCCCATTTTTATTTAATGCCTGTATTCTGTTATTTATATGATACAATAATCATACTAGTACTCCTTCTCGTATTAAGTTGCAGTAAAGAACAAATTATTTTTATGAGCAAGACAAAAAACATAATTAGCCTAGCTTGCATTATCCTAATTTTAACATTAGGAATAAGCTATTTAGTGCATAATTTTTTCTTAAATCCTTGCCGACAACCAATTACTTATTCTATTGGTGAGATAGACCCCCGTTTTAATTTAACTCGTAGTGATGTTATTAAGGCGCTAAATCAAGCAGAGGCAATCTGGGAAAAGCCCACTGGTAAAAATTTATTTGCTTATGACGAAGCGGGAAAATTAAAAGTATCTTTTGTATACGATAGCCGCCAAGAGTCTACTGTTACGCTTCAACGATTGGGTATGTCAATTAATGAGGATGAAAAAACTTACGATTCCTTAAAAATCCAATATAATGCATCACTTTCTGGCTATAATACCCAAAAACAGACTTTGACCGACCTGATTGACCGTTATAATTCAGCCAAAGCGGAATATGACAGTGAAGTCACTACTTGGAATAAAAAAGGCGGCGCTCCTAAACAAGAATACGACAGATTAAACGAAGAAAAAAACAGCTTAATGGCTTTAGCTTCCCAGATTCAATCTCTTCAAGGCGAACTGAACAAAATGGTGGATACCATTAATGCTATGGCTAATGTTTTAAACAGGCTAGCTGCGGCTCTCAATTTAAATGTCAATAAGTATAATACGATTGGTCTTGGCCAGGAGACAGAATTTCAGGAGGGAGTTTATAAAAAAGATTTAACCGGTGCGCAAATAATTGTGTATCAATTTGATAGTTATACTAAATTAGTGCGCGTCCTAGCTCACGAATTTGGTCATGCCTTGGGTCTCTCGCATTTTAATAATCCAGAAGCTATCATGTATTCTGTAAATCAAAGTGATAATCTAAACCTATCGGCTTCAGAAATTTCTGCTGTTAAGGCAATGTGCCGCATTCCATAAATTGTTTCTGCTTCATTGCGAGTGCTCTCTAATAATGATATAGCAGTGTCTTAAAAATAATTTTCTAATCAATCAATGAATTATAAAACAGCTTCGGTTTTTCCTTTGTCAGATATCTATACAAATCTCAAAAGCGGCTCCCAGGGTTTAACTGATGAGCAAGCAGAAGAATCCTTTAAAGTATTTGGACCTAATAGCTGGCGCACCACGAATACGGGTTGGTGGCGTATTTTAATAAATCAATTTAAGTCAGTCTTTGTTTATCTTTTATTTTTAGCAGCGCTTATTTCTTTCATTTTAGGAGAAAAATTAGATGGTAGTCTAATATTGGTTTTCACCTTCATCAATGTTCTGATTAGTTTTTTCCAAGAATATAAAGCCAGCCGTGTGGCGCAATTGTTAAATCGTTATATCCAATCAAATACCCTAGTATTGCGCAATGGGCAAGCAAAAGAGATACCAAAAACATCTGTAGTTCCCGGTGACATTTTAATTTTAAAGCCTGGAGATTTAGTTGTGGCTGATGCCCGTTTAATAGAAGCCCAAAATTTAAATCTTGACGAGTCGGTTTTAACTGGAGAATCCAAAAATATTAATAAAATAGCGAATGATGCCCGAACTCAGCCACAGTCTATTTTCGATGCCCAAAATATTGTTTTCGCCAGTACAGCCGTAGTGAGCGGCGAAGGATTGGCTATTGTTTTTAGCACGGGTTTAAATACTCAAGTTGGGAAAATAGTGGGACTAACTTCAATTTCTGCTAAGAAAAGTTTGTATGAAAAAGAAATTTTAGATTTTTCTAAAATTATCCTTCAGACAGTCGTAATTGCTATCTTATTTATTCTTTTGGCTAATTTATTAATCAAAGGACAAGAAAATTTTGGTAATTTTTTAGTCTTCTGCCTAGTCTTAACTATCAGTTTAATTCCAGAGGCTTTACCAGCAGTCGTCACTTTAAACCTTTCCAAGGGCGCCCTGCGCTTGGCCAAACAAAAGGTGGTAGTGAAAAGATTATCTGCCATAGAGGAATTGGGCAATATTGAGATTCTGTGCACTGATAAAACTGGCACTTTAACAGAAAATAAGCTTACTGTTGACACTATTTATAGCGAAGATAAGGAAAAATGCCTGCTCTACTCTGCTCTGTGCGGAACAGACCCTAAGGAGCCTCTAAACACTGCCCTTAAAAACCGTTTAAGCAAAGAACAGATTGCCCAGCTTTCTTCTTACAAATTA
This DNA window, taken from Candidatus Paceibacterota bacterium, encodes the following:
- a CDS encoding matrixin family metalloprotease, giving the protein MSKTKNIISLACIILILTLGISYLVHNFFLNPCRQPITYSIGEIDPRFNLTRSDVIKALNQAEAIWEKPTGKNLFAYDEAGKLKVSFVYDSRQESTVTLQRLGMSINEDEKTYDSLKIQYNASLSGYNTQKQTLTDLIDRYNSAKAEYDSEVTTWNKKGGAPKQEYDRLNEEKNSLMALASQIQSLQGELNKMVDTINAMANVLNRLAAALNLNVNKYNTIGLGQETEFQEGVYKKDLTGAQIIVYQFDSYTKLVRVLAHEFGHALGLSHFNNPEAIMYSVNQSDNLNLSASEISAVKAMCRIP